GACGGCATGGTTTTGCCGGTATCGGCGTTGACTCCACGGGGTGTGATCTCTAGTTTCGCGCCCGATTTGTGCGCCGCCACATAAGGGCGGCAACCCCATGAGGAGTGCCCATGAAGGTCCTGGTCGCGGTCAAGCGCGTCGTTGATTACAACGTGAAAATTCGCGTCAAAGCGGACGGCTCGGGTGTCGAGCTCGCCAATGTGAAGATGTCGATGAACCCCTTCGACGAAATCGGCGTCGAAGAAGCGGTGCGTCTCAAGGAAGCCGGCAAGGCGACAGAGATCGTCGCCATCTCGGTGGGACCGACCCAGGCTCAGGAGACCATCCGCACCGCGCTCGCCATGGGCGCCGACCGCGGCATCCTCGTGAAGAGTGACGACTATGTCGAACCGCTCGGCATTGCCAAGATCCTGAAAGGTGTCATCGAGGCCGAGAAACCGGATCTCGTCATTCTCGGCAAGCAGGCGATCGACGACGACTGCAACCAGACCGGTCAGATGCTGTCCGCTCTCCTCGGCTGGGCCCAGGCGACCTTCGCCTCCAAGCTCGAGATCGATGGCGCGGAAGCGACCGTGACGCGCGAGATCGACGGCGGCCTGCAGACCATCAAGGTCAAGATGCCGCTGATCATGACCACCGACCTGCGCCTCAACCAGCCGCGTTATGCTTCGCTCCCCAACATCATGAAGGCGAAGAAGAAGCCGCTCGAGGAGAAGACCCCGGCCGATTACGGCGCCGATGTCGCGCCGCGCCTCAAGGTCCTCAACACCGCCGAGCCGCCGAAGCGCCAGGCCGGCGTCAAGGTGAAGTCGGTGCCCGAACTCGTATCGAAGCTCAAGGAAGCGGGAGTGATCTGAGATGGCTGTTCTTCTCATCGCCGAGCACGACAATGCTCATCTCAAGGACGCGACCCACAAGGCGCTCACCGCCGCCGCCAAGCTCGGCGGCGACGTGCATGTGCTCGTCGCCGGCAACAATGCCGACGCCGCCGCGGCCCATGCCGCGAAGCTTGAAGGCGTCGCCAAGGTTCTGCATGTCGACGCGCCGCAATTCGAGCGCCCGCTGGCCGAGCCGATGGCCGCCCTCATCGTGGCGCTCTCCGGTCCCTATGACCACATCGTGGCGCCCGCCACCACCAACGGCAAGAACTACATGCCGCGCGCCGCGGCCCTTCTCGATGTCATGCAGATCTCCGACATCTCGGAAGTGAAGTCACCCGACACCTTCGTGCGGCTCATCTATGCCGGCAACGCCGTGCAGACGGTGCAGTCCAACGACAAGAAGAAGCTTATTACCGTGCGCACGGCTGCCTTCCCGGCGACGGGCGAAGGCGGTTCCGCTACGGTCGAGAAGACGCAAGGTCCCGCCGATCCAGGCCTCTCCTCCTATCAGGGCGAGAATCTGTCGAAGACGGACCGGCCCGAGCTCACCTCGGCCAAGATCATCGTCTCCGGCGGCCGCGGCATGCAGAATGGCGAGAACTTCCATATGCTCGACAAGGTGGCCGATAAGCTCGGCGCCGCGGTGGGCGCCTCGCGCGCCGCCGTCGATGCGGGCTTCGTGCCGAACGACTATCAGGTCGGCCAGACCGGCAAGGTCGTCGCCCCCGATCTCTATATCGCGGTCGGCATTTCCGGCGCCATCCAGCATCTCGCCGGCATGAAGGACTCGAAGGTGATCGTCGCCATCAACAAGGACGAGGAGGCGCCGATCTTCCAGGTCGCCGATTACGGCCTCGTCGCCGATCTCTTCCAGGCGGTGCCCGAGCTCGAAGCCGAGCTCGGCAAGCTGGGGAAGTAAGGCCACACAAGTCGCGAGATCAAAGGCCCGCTTCGCGCGGGCCTTTATTTTTGCGCGCGTACTCTCCGCCGCGTGAGCCGGCCGGCGAGCAGGCTGAGCGCGATGGCGAGAGTGAGGAACAGGGCGGCGACCGGCGCTAGATACAAAAGCTCATGATGGGCGATCAGCCGCGCACCGGAGGCGGCGCCGATCGCCTGGCCGAGATAGATGGTCGAGGTGTTGAGCGCGACCGAGGCAGCGGCGAGCGCCGGCTCATGGGTGATGAGCCGGCTCTGCTGCAACGAATTGGACGAGAAGGTGCCGAGCCCCCACAGCGCCACGCTGACGGCGGCGCCGGCCAGGAGGCCGAAGGTCGAACCGAAGACAATGAGGCCGAGAAGAATGGCGCCCAGCGCCGCGACGATCAGGGTCTCGACGCCGAGCTTGCCGACGAGGCGCGCGGCGAGAAAGTTGCCGGCGACGCCGGCGATGCCGAAGCCCGAGAGCAGAAGGGCGATGAGGGCAGGCGAGGCGCCGAGCACCTCCTTGTAGATCACTACCAGATAGCCCGACAGCGTGAACTGCCCCGAGCCGCTGGCGAGCGTCACCAGGAGGATGAGGATCAGGACGGGATCGAAGAAAACCGCGCGCCAGGCCGAAAGCGACAAAGGCGGCGTGCGTAGTCCTTTGGGCAGCGTGCGCCAGACGAAGAAAGCGGAGACGAGCGCCAGCACGGCCATCAGCGCGTAAGCTACGCGCCAGCCGGCGAAGGCGGCGATGAGGCTTCCCGACGGCATGCCGGCGACCGAGGCGATCGACCAGCCGATGAAGATGAAGGCGACGGCGGCGGCGCGTTTCTCCGGCGGCAGCATTTGGCCCAAAGTGGCGGCTGCCTGCGGTGTGAAGATCCCGGCCGAGATCACGGTCACGGCGCGCAGGATGACGAGGCTGGTGAAATCGGGAGCAAGGGCGGAGAGCGCGTGGCCCAGCGCGTAGAAGGCGAGTGAACCGGCCAGCAGCACGCGCCGGTCGAGCCGGCTGGTGAAGGTCGCGAAGAACGGAGCCCCGAAACCGATGATGAGGCCGCCGGCAATCAGCAGGAGGCCGGCCGTGGCAGGCGTCACCGCAAGCCCCGCCGACAGATCGTTCAGCATGCCGGCGGGCAGCATGATCCCGGTGCCGATGATGAAATTGCCGGCAAACAGAGCCCACAGCGCCAGCCGGTGCGAATCTTGAGTCATTCCGGACTATGGCCGGGTCGCCGGGGCGCGGTAAATCGCCGCCGCGACATGTCAGACCCGATCTCGCACATGCGAAATGCACTTGCCCAAGGAACAGGCACGATATAGGCTCCCACGCCTTTACCAAATGGGTAGTAGATTAACATGCAGATCAACAAAGTCGGCGTTATCGGCGCCGGTCAGATGGGCAACGGCATCGCCCATGTATGCGCCCTCGCCGGCTTCCAGGTGCTTCTCAACGACCTCAGCAAGGAGAAGATCGAGGCCGGGCTCGCCACTATCAACGGCAATCTCTCGCGTCAGGTCAGGTCCGGCAAGATCACCGAGGCGCAGCGCGACGCGGCGCTCAAGAACATCAACATGGCGGCCTCCTACGAGGATTTCGGCATCTGCGACCTGGTGATCGAAAGCGCCGTCGAGGACGAGGCGGTCAAGCGCAAGATTTTCACCGCGGTCTGTCCACATCTCTCCGATTCAGCGGTGCTCGGCACCAACACCTCGTCGATCTCGATCACCCGGCTTGCCGCTTCGACCGACCGGCCGGAAAAATTCATGGGCATCCACTTCATGAATCCGGTGCCGCTCATGGAGCTGGTCGAGCTCATCCGCGGCATCGCCACCGACGAGCAGACCTTCAATTCGGTGAAGGAATTCTCGCTGCAGCTGAAGAAGACCATCGCCGTCGCCGAGGATTTCCCGGCCTTCATCGTCAATCGCATCCTGATGCCGATGATCAACGAGGCGGTCTATACGCTCTATGAGGGTGTCGGCAATGTCGAGGCCATCGATCTGTCGATGAAGCTCGGCGCGCATCACCCGATGGGCCCGCTCGAACTCGCCGACTTCATCGGCCTCGATACCTGCCTGTCGATCATGCAGGTGCTTTATGAAGGCCTGGCCGATTCGAAATATCGTCCCTGCCCGCTGCTGGTGAAGTATGTCGAGGCCGGCTGGCTCGGCCGCAAGACCAATCGCGGCTTCTACGACTATCGCGGCGAGAAGCCGGTACCGACGAGGTAACGCATCACCCCGAAAAGTTGCAGACTTTTCGGATAAGGTGATGCGCGAGAATGACCCCCTCGCCCCTCGAAGAGGGGAGAGGGTATTTTACTTCTCCGCGGTCGCCGCCGTGATCAGCGCCTTGGCTTCGGGCGAGTCCCATTCGGCGGGGCCGGCGAGGCGGCCGATCTCGCGGCCCTGACGGTCGATGAGGATCGAGGACGGCAGGCCCACCGCCTGGAATTTGCCGAGCGCCTCGGTCGAAGGATCGGCATAGAGTTTGAGCGCCGTGGCGTTGACCTCTTTCAGGAACTTGCCCGACGCTTCGAGCCCCTTGCGGTCGACGGCGATGGCGACGACTTCAAAATCGGGCGATCCCATCTCGCTCTGCAGGCGCGCCAGCGACGGCATCTCCTCACGGCAGGGCGCGCACCAGGTGGCCCACAGATTGACCAGGATGACGCGGCCCTTCCAGGGCGCCAGTGACGTTGCGGCGCCATTCTCCGCGAGGAAGCTGATCTCCGGCACGTCCTTGCGCTCGGGCTTGACCACGAAGGCGGTCATGGTGCCGGTCGACAGCGCCTTGGTGACGGCGCCTTGCGGGGCGGCGGTCGTCACCGCAGCGGTCGGCCCGACCTTGCCATCGCCTTCCCCCTTCAAGTAAACCCCGAAGGCTGCGGCGATCGCGGCGAGCACGACGACCAGGACTGCGGGCTTCAGGTTGCGGGCTTTTTCAGTCATTCGGGAATTCCATTTGCGAGGCGGGTCATGACCAACAAGATGTGGGGCGGCAGGTTCGGCAGCGGACCCGACGCCATCATGGAAGAGATCAATGCCTCGATCGGCTTCGACCAGAGGCTGTTCGCGCAGGACATCAAGGGATCGCTGGCCCATGCCAAGATGCTCGCCGAACAAGGCATCATCTCCAAGTCCGACGCGGCTGAAATAAGGCGTGGCCTGGAGAAGGTGCAAGGCGAAATCGAAAGCGGCGCCTTCACTTTTTCGCGCGCCCTCGAGGACATCCATATGAATGTCGAGCAGCGCCTCAAGGATCTGATCGGTCCGGCGGCCGGGCGCCTCCATACCGCGCGCTCGCGCAACGACCAGGTGGCGACCGACTTCCGTCTCTATATCCGCGACGTCTGCGACCATCTCGACAGGCAATTGCAGGAGCTCCAGCTGGCGCTCGCGACCAAGGCGGAAGCCCATGCCGCGACCATCATGCCGGGCTTCACCCATCTGCAGGTGGCGCAGCCCATTACCTTCGGTCATCATCTTCTCGCTTATGTCGAGATGCTGGCGCGCGATCGCGGCCGCATCGCGGATGCGAGGAAGCGCATGAATGAATCGCCGCTCGGCGCCGCCGCACTCGCCGGCACCTCTTTCCCCATCGACCGCAATATGACCGCGAAGGAACTGGGCTTCGACCGGCCGATGCGCAATTCGCTCGATGCGGTGGCCGACCGCGATTTCGTGCTCGAGCTGCTCGCCGCCGCGTCGATCGCGGCGATGCATCTCTCGCGGCTCGCCGAAGAGATAGTCATCTGGTGCACGGCGCAATTCCGCTTCGTGACGCTCTCCGACAAATTCACCACCGGCTCGTCGATCATGCCGCAGAAGCGCAATCCCGACGCCGCCGAACTGATCCGCGGCAAGCCGGGCCGCATCCTCGGCGCCTTCTCAGCCCTGCTCGTGGTGATGAAGGGACTGCCGCTGACCTATTCGAAGGATATGCAGGAAGACAAGGAGCCGGCCTTCGACGCCATCGACAATCTCTCGCTCGCCATCGCCGCCATGACCGGCATGGTCAAGGACCTCGAGCCCAATGCCAAGGTGATGCGCGCTGCGGCGGCGCAAGGCTTCGCCACCGCGACCGATCTCGCCGACTGGCTGGTGCGCGCTCTGGGCCTGCCTTTCCGCGAGGCGCATCACGTGACGGGCGCACTCGTCGCCTTGGCCGAGAAGAAGAACTGCGATCTCGCCTCCTTGAGCCTCACCGACATGCACAGCGTGAACGACAAGATCACCACCGATGTCTACAAGGTGCTGTCGGTCGAAAATTCGGTCGCCTCGCGCACTAGCCTGGGCGGCACGGCGCCGAAGAATGTGGCGCGCGAAGCGGCGCGCTGGCTGAAGCAGCTCGGCAAGTAATCCTGCTTGGCCTGCCTTTGCAGAGAATTGCAGGCGCAAAATTTACGTGGGGACATATAGCCAGGACGGCTGCTGCCTTGTCCTTGACCCGCTGCACGCTTTTGCGTGACGGAGATGTGGGCCCGGAACGTCTCACCCTTTGCGCTGCCCTGCCAATGCTTCAGGAAGCGGTTCATGCAGAGATTGGCAAGCAGGGAGCTGATCACCCCGCCCTGCGGCGTGGCGCGGTCCGTGTCCTTGCCACCGTTCATGCGCTCCGTTCCATCCCTATCCCGCACCTGCCGGTCGACGATACGCCGTGCCACCGATGGCATCGGTTGCGCGTGCGGGAACGTGTCGACGTCCTTGGACAGATCGGCGTCCACCATATCCGTGCAGCCACGGCGCAGGAGACCATGGGCAAGCATGCCCGCCCGCCAGATCTTGTCGCAGAGCTGATAGAAACGGAAACCAAGCTTCGCCTTGGCCTTGGAATAGAGCTTTCTTTGAAGCATCCTGATACTTTCAAGTATTGTCAGGCTCATCAGCAATCTCCGCTCTTCGGCCGCTTCGAAAGCACCCCAGACGTCAGGGCCCTTTGCTCCGCCAGCGCTACCCGCCTAGACGCTTGATCGGCGGCATCGCCCATCGCGGCGCAGCATGTCGATTTCCAACGAATCCGCCCACAATAGCAAGCGGGATCATCTGAACAGACCGAGGAACTGATCAGGAACTTCGCGTTCAGCACACTAGCGTCAGTTCGATGAGCCCGATATCGTGGCCGAGGCCATCCGCTGTTTCAACGCCGGGATCGAGACACGTGCCGCTTGCAAAGACCGACGCCGCCAGGCATCTGACCGAGTTCGTGTTGCTGGCCTTCCGCATCGAAGCGACGGATGTACCCCTATGAAGGACGCCGAAATCGAACGCATCTCGGCCGCCATCATCGCGCGTGGGCTTGGTGGCCAATCGGAGATCGAGCTGCTGCAGGGCTTCTGCGCGGACTGCAATGCGGCGGGGCTCGATCTCGCCATGGGCATCGCCGTCATCGACACGCTGCATCCGATCCATGAGGGCCGCGCCTTTCATTGGCGCGCCGACGGCCAGGTGGAGCGCGAGGTCACCGAATATACGCCGACCAGCTATTCGGACGAGAACTGGCGCCAGAGCATCTTCTATCATCTGATGCAGACGGGCGGCGACGAACTGCGCCGCCGCATCGATGACGGAACACCGCGCGATTTCGACTTTCTCAATAAGCTCGAGGAGCAGAACCAGACCGACTATGTCGCCTTCCTGCAGCGTTTCGACCGCGAGGGTGTCATCGGCGAGATGGACTGCATCTACACCCACTGGTCGACGGGGAAGGTGCAAGGTTTCGACGACGCCGAGCTTGCGGCGCTGCGCCGGCTTGTGCCGCTGCTGGCGCTGGCACTCAAGACCTCATCGGTGACCCGCGTCGCTGAGACGATCGCCGAGGTCTATCTCGGCCGCGATGCCGGTGCCCGCGTCCTCAAGGGCCGAATCGTACGCGGCGTCGCCGACCGTATCAACGCGGTGCTGTGGTATTCCGATCTCAAGGACTTCACCACCATCACCGATGCGGCGCCGCCCGACGAGGTGATTCCGCTGCTCAACGACTACGCCGATGCGGTGATCTCGGCCATCCATGACAAGGGCGGCGATGTGCTGAAGCTGATCGGCGACGGCGTGCTGGCGATCTTCGGCGGCGCCGAGCCCGCCGAAACATGCCGCCGCGCCTTGCTCGCCGAGGCGAAGATGCGAAAGCGCATCGCCGATCTCAACGACAAGCGGAAAGCCGAAGGCCGCCCGCTGGCGGGCGTCAATCTGGGCCTCCATATCGGCGATGTCTTCTACGGCAATATCGGCTCGACGACGCGGCTCGACTTCACCGTCATCGGCCCGGCGGTGAACGAGGTGAGCCGCATCGTGGCGCTGTGCCGCTCGGTCGACCGCGACAATCTCTTTTCGTCCGATTTTGTCGCCGCCACGCCCGAGCCCGAGCGCTCCCGCCTCGTCTCGGTCGGCCGTTTCGCGCTCCGGGGCGTCAGCCGGGCGCAGGATCTTTATACGATCGATCCGGAACTGGTGCGAGGGTGAAACGCCGGCTGGACCGGCGCCCGCCGATCCATTCGCCTAGCCACTCGAGCCCATGCCGATGCATAGGCGACAAGGACGGCGATCATGGCGAGCGGCGATTTTGCGCCTCGCGCCACCTCCGACCGGCATCTTCCAGTTCGGTAGCACCTTACCCAAATATGAGATCGCATTCGATTGCGGGGGCGTCACCCACTATCTCGGCCAAGGCCTCGACGATGCCGAGGCTCTTCACTGAAATATGCAAACGGGCGGAGCGGCTATGCGCGTGATGTTTGCAAGGCGAGGGATCGGCCATGGCCAGCTCGGCTCTTACCCCCTTCCCCCGCCCGGCGCCTTGGTCTAATCCTTGGCCCATGACCATTCGTGCCCTCCTAGTCAGCCTCCTTCTCGCCGGCCTTGTGGCCGCCTGCGGCGTCCGAGGCGCGCCCGAGAAGCCCGAAGGGGCCAAGAAGACGAACGAGCCCATCGTTCTCGATCCGCTGATCCAGTAATCTTTCTCCCGCCAGACCGGTCCGGCCGCCCATGCACCATTTCGCCTATAAAGACGGCCATCTCCATGCCGAGGAGGTGAGCCTCAAGGTCATCGCCGAGGAGGTGGGCACCCCCTTCTATTGCTATTCGACCGCCACGCTCGAGCGCCATTACCGTGTCTATGACGAGGCCTTTCAGGGCCAGGACCACGCCATCTGCTATTCGATGAAGGCCAATTCCAACCAGGCGGTGCTGAAGACCCTGGTCGATCTCGGCTCCGGCATCGACGTCGTCTCGGAAGGCGAATTGCGCCGCGCCCTCGCTCTGGGCGTGCCCGGCCGCAAGATCGTCTTTTCCGGCGTCGGCAAGACGGCGCGGGAAATGGCGCTGGCGCTGAAGGAGCGCATCGCCTGCTTTAACGTCGAATCCGAACCCGAGCTCGAGCTGCTGGCGTCCGTCGCCACCCGCCTTGGCACCCGCGCCAATGTGTCCTTGCGCGTCAATCCCGATGTCGACGCCAAGACGCATGCCAAGATCACCACCGGCAAGGCCGAGAATAAATTCGGCATCGCCTTCGCCGACGCCAAACGCGTCTATGCCAAGGCGCGCCAGCTCGACGGCATCGACGCGTCGGGCATCGACACCCATATCGGCAGCCAGATCACCGAGCTGGCGCCCTTCGAGCAGGCCTTCAAGCGCATCGCGGAACTCACCGCCGAACTGAAAAGCGAAGGCCACGACATCCGCCATATCGATCTGGGCGGCGGCCTCGGCGTGCCCTATCGCGGCACCAATGACGTGCCGCCGCACCCGGACGAATATGCCGCGATGGTGAAGCGCACGCTGGGGCACTTGGGCTGCAAGCTGGTGCTCGAGCCCGGCCGCATGATCGCCGGCAATGCCGGCATCCTCGTCTCGCGCGTCATCTATGTGAAGCATGGCACCGCCAAGAACTTCATCATCCAGGACGCGGCGATGAACGACCTCATCCGCCCGACGCTTTATGATGCCTATCACGAGATCCTGCCCGTGGATGAACCGCAGGGCGGGCGGGAACTGATCAGCGACGTGGTGGGCCCGGTCTGCGAGACCGGCGACTATTTCGCCCTCGACCGCAAGCTGCCGGAAATGGAACAGGGCGATCTTCTGGCGGTGATGACCGCCGGCGCCTATGGCGCCGCGCAGTCCGGCACCTACAATTCGCGCCCGCTCATCGCGGAAGTGCTGGTCAAGGGCTCGAAATTCGCCATCGTGCGGCCGCGCCAGACCTATGAGGACCTGATCGGCCTCGACCAGTTGGCCCAGTGGCAGGAAAAGAACCGGAGATAGGCCTGATTACCCCCCCTTCCGGGAGGGTCGACGCGCAGCGCCGCGGTGGGGGTCGGGAAGTCTAAGGCAGATCCGAGATCGGCGGCACGCCGCCCGGCGCGCGATAGGCATAGCCGTTATCCGGGTCTCCACTAAATGCCGCGGTCCGGCGCGCCAAAGCGAGGCCAAGTCCAACCGCAGCGCCCATCCCATCGGCGCCCACGTTTACGACGACCTGCGGGCCGAGTTCGAGGTCGCCTATTCGGAAAACGATATCGATAAGAGCCTAACTGAGATGCCTACGACCAAGCGATCGGAGCGAGGGCACGGCTTGTTATGATCGAGCTCGCGATCATGATGCCGCCGGTCGCTTCCTGATGAATCACCAGATATGCCCCGATCGCTAACATGCCCGATTGCAGTGCAAGCCTTATGATCTTGGAGATGGTTCCCAATGAGCCGGCGACGTCGCTAGCATTGGCGTGAGCGGTAAGATATTCCTGGTTGACGTCTGACCAGCGATCGGCAATCCGTGATCCGAAACCCATAGCCTGCATGGCTTCCGCATTTCGGCGCGTCGCTTCGGCAAGGGCACTTCGGCTTGCGGCGTACTTTCCCGCCGCTTTGGTTGGCTCCTTCGTACGTAGCTCGGTCAGGAGCGTGAGACTGAAAAGCACTATCGCGCCAGCCAGCGCAGTAATGCCGATCCAGAAGTGGAAGAGGAAGCAGATGCCAACATAGAGGGGCATCCAGGGCAGGTCGAAGAGCGCTGTCGGTCCCGCACACGACAGGAAAGAGCGAACCTGATCCAGATCACGTAGCGACTGGAGCCCATCACCCGAAACCTTGCTGCGCAAAGGGAGCCGCATCACGACTGAATAGACCTGGCCGCTCATCTTCGCGTCCAGAGCGATGCCGATGCGGACGAGAAGCCGGGATCGCAGCAATTCGAGCACGCCCTGGAATGCGAAGAGCAAGCCCGCCAGCAGGACAAGTCCCATCAGGGTCGGTACGCTGCGGCCCGGTACCACACGATCATAGACCTGCAACATGAAGAATGAGCCCGTCAGGGCGAGGATATTCACGGCCCCACTCATGAGGCCTATCCCGCAAAACGCAGTTCGAAATGAAGAAAGCACCGCCGCGAGGGTTAGTCGCGGCGGTGTAGAGGAGGTTAACACAGAAGTTTCAGCCACGATGGACTCGTTTGACAATTGCCTCCGACTTAGAACAGGAAGTCATTCTGGTGGGAAACCAAGGTAGCGATGGTCATGTTGTTGACCGTAAGCTTATCGCCACCGCCGAAATCGATCACCACGGCGGAGCCGACCTGAGTCATCTGCAGGTCGCCGAAGGTATCGACATCTGCCACGCCGGTCAGGTCGATCTGGTCGGTTCCCGCGACGAAATCGGTGATGATATCCGCGTCACCGCCCGTGGCGAAGATGAACGTATCCGCGCCCGCATTGCCTGTGAGAGTATCATTGCCCGCATTGCCGCCGATCGTGTCATCCCCCGCCCCGCCGCGCAGGACATCATTGAAATTCGACCCGCGGATCGTGTC
This genomic stretch from Nordella sp. HKS 07 harbors:
- a CDS encoding electron transfer flavoprotein subunit beta/FixA family protein, which translates into the protein MKVLVAVKRVVDYNVKIRVKADGSGVELANVKMSMNPFDEIGVEEAVRLKEAGKATEIVAISVGPTQAQETIRTALAMGADRGILVKSDDYVEPLGIAKILKGVIEAEKPDLVILGKQAIDDDCNQTGQMLSALLGWAQATFASKLEIDGAEATVTREIDGGLQTIKVKMPLIMTTDLRLNQPRYASLPNIMKAKKKPLEEKTPADYGADVAPRLKVLNTAEPPKRQAGVKVKSVPELVSKLKEAGVI
- a CDS encoding electron transfer flavoprotein subunit alpha/FixB family protein yields the protein MAVLLIAEHDNAHLKDATHKALTAAAKLGGDVHVLVAGNNADAAAAHAAKLEGVAKVLHVDAPQFERPLAEPMAALIVALSGPYDHIVAPATTNGKNYMPRAAALLDVMQISDISEVKSPDTFVRLIYAGNAVQTVQSNDKKKLITVRTAAFPATGEGGSATVEKTQGPADPGLSSYQGENLSKTDRPELTSAKIIVSGGRGMQNGENFHMLDKVADKLGAAVGASRAAVDAGFVPNDYQVGQTGKVVAPDLYIAVGISGAIQHLAGMKDSKVIVAINKDEEAPIFQVADYGLVADLFQAVPELEAELGKLGK
- a CDS encoding MFS transporter; this encodes MTQDSHRLALWALFAGNFIIGTGIMLPAGMLNDLSAGLAVTPATAGLLLIAGGLIIGFGAPFFATFTSRLDRRVLLAGSLAFYALGHALSALAPDFTSLVILRAVTVISAGIFTPQAAATLGQMLPPEKRAAAVAFIFIGWSIASVAGMPSGSLIAAFAGWRVAYALMAVLALVSAFFVWRTLPKGLRTPPLSLSAWRAVFFDPVLILILLVTLASGSGQFTLSGYLVVIYKEVLGASPALIALLLSGFGIAGVAGNFLAARLVGKLGVETLIVAALGAILLGLIVFGSTFGLLAGAAVSVALWGLGTFSSNSLQQSRLITHEPALAAASVALNTSTIYLGQAIGAASGARLIAHHELLYLAPVAALFLTLAIALSLLAGRLTRRRVRAQK
- a CDS encoding 3-hydroxybutyryl-CoA dehydrogenase — encoded protein: MQINKVGVIGAGQMGNGIAHVCALAGFQVLLNDLSKEKIEAGLATINGNLSRQVRSGKITEAQRDAALKNINMAASYEDFGICDLVIESAVEDEAVKRKIFTAVCPHLSDSAVLGTNTSSISITRLAASTDRPEKFMGIHFMNPVPLMELVELIRGIATDEQTFNSVKEFSLQLKKTIAVAEDFPAFIVNRILMPMINEAVYTLYEGVGNVEAIDLSMKLGAHHPMGPLELADFIGLDTCLSIMQVLYEGLADSKYRPCPLLVKYVEAGWLGRKTNRGFYDYRGEKPVPTR
- a CDS encoding TlpA disulfide reductase family protein, encoding MTEKARNLKPAVLVVVLAAIAAAFGVYLKGEGDGKVGPTAAVTTAAPQGAVTKALSTGTMTAFVVKPERKDVPEISFLAENGAATSLAPWKGRVILVNLWATWCAPCREEMPSLARLQSEMGSPDFEVVAIAVDRKGLEASGKFLKEVNATALKLYADPSTEALGKFQAVGLPSSILIDRQGREIGRLAGPAEWDSPEAKALITAATAEK
- the argH gene encoding argininosuccinate lyase, with translation MTNKMWGGRFGSGPDAIMEEINASIGFDQRLFAQDIKGSLAHAKMLAEQGIISKSDAAEIRRGLEKVQGEIESGAFTFSRALEDIHMNVEQRLKDLIGPAAGRLHTARSRNDQVATDFRLYIRDVCDHLDRQLQELQLALATKAEAHAATIMPGFTHLQVAQPITFGHHLLAYVEMLARDRGRIADARKRMNESPLGAAALAGTSFPIDRNMTAKELGFDRPMRNSLDAVADRDFVLELLAAASIAAMHLSRLAEEIVIWCTAQFRFVTLSDKFTTGSSIMPQKRNPDAAELIRGKPGRILGAFSALLVVMKGLPLTYSKDMQEDKEPAFDAIDNLSLAIAAMTGMVKDLEPNAKVMRAAAAQGFATATDLADWLVRALGLPFREAHHVTGALVALAEKKNCDLASLSLTDMHSVNDKITTDVYKVLSVENSVASRTSLGGTAPKNVAREAARWLKQLGK
- a CDS encoding adenylate/guanylate cyclase domain-containing protein; its protein translation is MKDAEIERISAAIIARGLGGQSEIELLQGFCADCNAAGLDLAMGIAVIDTLHPIHEGRAFHWRADGQVEREVTEYTPTSYSDENWRQSIFYHLMQTGGDELRRRIDDGTPRDFDFLNKLEEQNQTDYVAFLQRFDREGVIGEMDCIYTHWSTGKVQGFDDAELAALRRLVPLLALALKTSSVTRVAETIAEVYLGRDAGARVLKGRIVRGVADRINAVLWYSDLKDFTTITDAAPPDEVIPLLNDYADAVISAIHDKGGDVLKLIGDGVLAIFGGAEPAETCRRALLAEAKMRKRIADLNDKRKAEGRPLAGVNLGLHIGDVFYGNIGSTTRLDFTVIGPAVNEVSRIVALCRSVDRDNLFSSDFVAATPEPERSRLVSVGRFALRGVSRAQDLYTIDPELVRG
- the lysA gene encoding diaminopimelate decarboxylase; its protein translation is MHHFAYKDGHLHAEEVSLKVIAEEVGTPFYCYSTATLERHYRVYDEAFQGQDHAICYSMKANSNQAVLKTLVDLGSGIDVVSEGELRRALALGVPGRKIVFSGVGKTAREMALALKERIACFNVESEPELELLASVATRLGTRANVSLRVNPDVDAKTHAKITTGKAENKFGIAFADAKRVYAKARQLDGIDASGIDTHIGSQITELAPFEQAFKRIAELTAELKSEGHDIRHIDLGGGLGVPYRGTNDVPPHPDEYAAMVKRTLGHLGCKLVLEPGRMIAGNAGILVSRVIYVKHGTAKNFIIQDAAMNDLIRPTLYDAYHEILPVDEPQGGRELISDVVGPVCETGDYFALDRKLPEMEQGDLLAVMTAGAYGAAQSGTYNSRPLIAEVLVKGSKFAIVRPRQTYEDLIGLDQLAQWQEKNRR